From the genome of Pieris rapae chromosome 5, ilPieRapa1.1, whole genome shotgun sequence, one region includes:
- the LOC111000645 gene encoding KH domain-containing, RNA-binding, signal transduction-associated protein 2 isoform X1: protein METTALPLEGDDEGRPQQASSTGSGASSGAGYYGHKNGEWRGERRMLDITRDKPVKVCVRVVVPVRDHPKFNFVGKLLGPKGNSLKRLQEDTMCKMAVLGRGSMKDRQKEEELRMSGDPKFSHLSEELHVEISAFATPAEAHARIAYALAELRRFLVPDYNDDIRQEQMLEMQILSSQNEQRRLSPPESSRSNSEETLPIRDTAKQRLPTAVPVTQPALASAPVLPVSHAPSARDFSPPAPTPAPEHLPHHQMTSPASHGLLVGGGILQQPPAHHLLTQNSILGAGDILGLSSPVLGGVLHTHPALRGVKPTAVHALATQGVGSGGASTRKRPLLGGARNAISPTKRAVMSLLARARAATHKHEHPALLPLIREDFMTGVGVNINLA from the exons GAGAATGGCGTGGAGAAAGAAGAATGTTGGATATAACGAGGGACAAGCCAGTTAAAGTCTGCGTTCGAGTGGTTGTTCCCGTCAGAGATCATCCAAAG TTTAACTTCGTGGGAAAGTTGCTCGGTCCAAAGGGCAATTCTCTTAAACGTTTACAAGAAGACACGATGTGCAAAATGGCTGTACTGGGACGAGGTTCCATGAAAGATAGACAGAag GAAGAAGAGCTACGGATGTCAGGAGATCCCAAATTCTCTCATCTATCAGAGGAGTTGCATGTGGAGATCAGTGCATTCGCGACACCAGCAGAAGCCCACGCCCGTATCGCGTACGCACTTGCTGAACTAAGAAGATTTTTAGTACCG gaTTACAACGACGATATAAGACAGGAACAAATGCTAGAAATGCAAATATTGTCATCACAGAATGAACAGCGTAGACTGTCGCCGCCCGAATCTTCTAGAAGCAATAGCGAAGAGACACTACCAATACGAGATACAGCAAAACAACGG TTACCCACAGCAGTACCAGTGACGCAGCCGGCATTGGCTAGTGCCCCGGTTTTGCCTGTCAGCCACGCCCCCAGCGCACGTGATTTTTCACCACCGGCTCCCACACCTGCGCCTGAACATTTGCCCCACCACCAG ATGACAAGTCCAGCAAGCCATGGATTGCTAGTTGGAGGTGGTATTTTGCAACAACCGCCTGCACACCATTTACTCACACAAAACTCTATTCTTG GTGCAGGAGACATCCTGGGTTTAAGCAGCCCCGTTTTGGGTGGGGTACTCCACACCCACCCCGCACTGCGAGGGGTCAAGCCAACAGCTGTTCACGCGCTGGCGACGCAAG GTGTTGGTTCGGGTGGAGCGAGCACCCGCAAGCGGCCGCTGCTGGGAGGCGCGCGGAACGCCATCTCGCCGACTAAGCGAGCTGTCATGTCATTATTGGCGCGCGCTAGGGCTGCCACGCACAAACATGA GCACCCAGCTCTACTACCTCTGATACGAGAAGATTTCATGACTGGAGTTGGAGTCAACATCAACCTAGCGTAA
- the LOC111000647 gene encoding uncharacterized protein LOC111000647, translated as MGKLAYYTDSDETEDTSSSADIVKKKKRSSILKYSGGSLRKKKCKLHSKSEPDETECRSKSNQGIAHKLRGILKHTEHESTASDDEESASSRVFTGRDRCLVGRVPRPPGSKPGRGGGVAIVVRKNISNLQPQKSTSSTKKRRAKRLLRKQSY; from the exons ATGGGAAAACTGGCATATTACACGGATTCTGATGAAACTGAAGACACTTCCAGTTCAGCCGATATTGTCAAGAAGAAGAAAAGATCATC AATACTGAAATACAGTGGCGGAAGTTTACGCAAAAAGAAATGCAAGCTACACAGCAAGTCGGAACCGGATGAAACAGAGTGTAGAAGTAAAAGTAACCAAGGAATCGCGCATAAACTTCGCGGTATTTTGAAGCACACAGAACATGAAT CTACAGCATCAGATGATGAAGAGAGTGCATCAAGTCGAGTCTTTACTGGGCGTGATCGATGTCTTGTGGGGCGAGTTCCTCGACCTCCCGGGTCAAAGCCCGGACGAGGTGGCGGTGTCGCAATAGtcgttagaaaaaatataagc AATCTGCAGCCACAAAAGTCTACAAGCAGCACGAAAAAGCGACGGGCGAAACGTTTACTAAGAAAGCAGTCTTATTGA